In one window of Rhinopithecus roxellana isolate Shanxi Qingling chromosome 15, ASM756505v1, whole genome shotgun sequence DNA:
- the TAF6L gene encoding TAF6-like RNA polymerase II p300/CBP-associated factor-associated factor 65 kDa subunit 6L, whose protein sequence is MSEREERRFVEIPRESVRLMAESTGLELSDEVAALLAEDVCYRLREATQNSSQFMKHTKRRKLTVEDFNRALRWSSVEAVCGYGSQEALPMRPAREGELYFPEDREVNLVELALATNIPKGCAETAVRVHVSYLDGKGNLAPQGSVPSAVSSLTDDLLKYYHQVTRAVLGDDPQLMKVALQDLQTNSKIGALLPYFVYVVSGVKSVSHDLEQLHRLLQVARSLFRNPHLCLGPYVRCLVGSVLYCVLEPLAASINPLNDHWTLRDGAALLLSHIFWTHGDLVSGLYQHILLSLQKILADPVRPLCCHYGAVVGLHALGWKAVERVLYPHLSTYWTNLQAVLDDYSVSNAQVKADGHKVYGAILVAVERLLKMKAQAAEPNRGGPGGRGCRRLDDLPWDSLLLQESSSGGGAEPSFGSGLPLPPGGAGPEDPSLSVTLADIYRELYAFFGDSLATRFGTGQPAPTAPRPPGDKKEPATAPDSVRKMPQLTASAMVSPQGDESPRGSGGGGPTSASGPATSESRPLPRVHRARGAPRQQGPGTGTRDVFQKSRFAPRGAPHFRFIIAGRQAGRRCRGRLFQTAFPAPYGPSPASRYVQKLPMIGRTSRPARRWALSDYSLYLPL, encoded by the exons ATGTCGGAGCGAGAAGAGCGGCGATTTGTGGAGATCCCTCGGGAGTCTGTCCGGCTCATGGCGGAGAGCACGGGCCTGGAGCTGAGCGATGAGGTGGCGGCACTGCTCGCGGAGGACGTGTGCTATCGTCTGAGAGAGGCCACGCAG AATAGCTCTCAGTTCATGAAGCACACCAAACGCCGGAAGCTGACGGTTGAGGACTTCAACAGGGCCCTCAGATGGAGCAGCGTGGAG GCTGTATGTGGTTATGGATCCCAGGAGGCATTGCCCATGCGCCCCGCCAGGGAGGGTGAACTCTACTTTCCTGAGGATCGAGAGGTGAACCTGGTGGAGCTGGCCCTGGCTACCAACATCCCCAAAGGCTGTGCCGAGACAGCTGTCAGAG TTCACGTCTCCTACCTGGATGGCAAAGGGAACCTGGCACCTCAAGGATCGG TGCCCAGTGCTGTGTCTTCACTGACGGATGACCTTCTCAAGTACTATCACCAGGTGACTCGTGCTGTGCTAGGGGATGATCCGCAACTGATGAAG GTTGCACTCCAGGACTTGCAGACGAACTCCAAGATTGGGGCGCTCCTGCCTTACTTTGTTTATGTGGTTAGTGGG GTGAAATCTGTAAGTCATGACCTGGAGCAACTGCACCGGCTGCTGCAGGTGGCACGGAGCCTGTTTCGGAATCCACACCTGTGCTTGGGGCCCTATGTCCGCTGTCTGGTGGGCAGTGTCCTCTACTGTGTCCTGGAGCCACTGGCTGCCTCCATCAACCCCCTGAATGACCACTGGACTCTGCGGGATGGCGCTGCCCTCCTGCTCAGCCACATCTTTTG GACGCATGGGGACCTTGTAAGTGGCCTCTATCAGCATATCCTGCTGTCCCTGCAGAAGATCCTGGCAGATCCTGTGCGGCCGCTCTGCTGTCACTATGGAGCCGTGGTGGGGCTGCATGCTCTTGGCTGGAAG gCAGTAGAACGAGTCCTGTACCCACACCTGTCCACGTACTGGACAAACTTGCAGGCTGTGCTGGATGATTATTCAGTATCTAATGCACAGGTCAAAGCAGATGGGCACAAAGTCTATGGAGCCATTCTG GTGGCCGTAGAGCGACTGCTGAAGATGAAGGCCCAGGCAGCAGAGCCCAACAGGGGTGGCCCAGGTGGCAGGGGGTGCCGACGCCTGGACGACCTGCCATGGGACAGCCTTCTCTTGCAAGAGTCGTCCTCCGGGGGCGGTGCAGAGCCCAGCTTTGGGTCCGGCCTCCCGCTGCCGCCAGGGGGAGCGGGGCCGGAGGACCCTTCTCTTTCGGTGACCCTGGCGGACATCTACCGGGAGCTCTACGCCTTCTTCGGTGACAGCCTGGCCACACGCTTCGGCACCGGCCAGCCTGCACCCACGGCTCCGCGGCCTCCCGGGGACAAGAAGGAGCCGGCGACAGCCCCGGACTCGGTGCGGAAGATGCCGCAGCTGACGGCAAGCGCCATGGTCAGCCCGCAGGGCGACGAGAGCCCCAGGGGCAGCGGCGGAGGCGGCCCCACGTCGGCCTCTGGGCCAGCCACCTCTGAGAGCAGGCCCCTGCCGCGCGTGCATCGGGCGCGCGGGGCACCCCGGCAGCAGGGCCCCGGGACCGGCACCCGCGACGTCTTCCAGAAGAGCCGTTTCGCCCCGCGCGGCGCCCCGCACTTTCGTTTCATCATCGCCGGGCGGCAGGCTGGGAGGCGCTGCCGCGGGCGCCTTTTCCAGACTGCATTCCCCGCGCCTTACGGGCCTAGCCCGGCCTCCCGCTACGTGCAGAAGCTGCCCATGATCGGCCGCACCAGCCGCCCCGCCCGCCGGTGGGCGCTCTCGGACTACTCGCTGTACTTGCCGTTGTGA
- the TMEM179B gene encoding transmembrane protein 179B isoform X1, giving the protein MALPWLQRVELALFAATFLCGAVAAAALTRTQGSFSGRCPLYGVATLNGSSLALSHPSAPSLCYFVAGASGLLALYCLLLLLFWIYSSCIEDSHRGSIGLRIALAISAIAIFLVLVSACILRFGTRSLCNSIISLNSTISCSEAQKIPWRPPGTALQFYSNLHSAETSSWVNLVLWCVVLVLQVVQWKSEATPHRPLERGDPEWSSETDALVGPRLSHS; this is encoded by the exons ATGGCGCTGCCCTGGCTGCAGCGCGTCGAGCTTGCGCTGTTTGCTGCCACCTTCCTGTGCGGGGCCGTGGCGGCCGCGGCGCTGACTCGGACCCAG GGCTCCTTCAGTGGTAGATGTCCCCTGTATGGTGTCGCCACCCTGAATGGCTCCTCCCTGGCCTTATCCCATCCCTCGGCACCATCCCTCTGCTACTTTGTAGCTGGGGCCTCTGGCCTCTTGGCCCTCTACTGCCTCCTGCTTCTGCTCTTCTGGATCTACAGCAGCTGCATTGAGGACTCCCACAG AGGTTCTATAGGGCTGCGCATTGCACTGGCCATCTCAGCTATAGCCATCTTCCTGGTCTTGGTGTCTGCCTGTATCCTTCGATTTGGCACCAGATCTCTCTGCAACTCCATCATCTCCCTGAACAGTACAATTAG CTGTTCTGAAGCCCAGAAAATTCCATGGAGACCCCCCGGAACTGCTCTGCAGTTTTACTCCAACCTACACAGTGCTGAA ACCTCTTCTTGGGTGAATTTGGTATTGTGGTGTGTGGTCTTGGTGCTCCAGGTCGTGCAGTGGAAGTCTGAAGCCACCCCACACCGGCCTCTGGAGAGGGGTGACCCTGAGTGGAGCTCTGAGACAGATGCTCTTGTTGGGCCACGCCTTTCCCATTCCTGA
- the TMEM179B gene encoding transmembrane protein 179B isoform X2: protein MALPWLQRVELALFAATFLCGAVAAAALTRTQGSFSGRCPLYGVATLNGSSLALSHPSAPSLCYFVAGASGLLALYCLLLLLFWIYSSCIEDSHRGSIGLRIALAISAIAIFLVLVSACILRFGTRSLCNSIISLNSTISCSEAQKIPWRPPGTALQFYSNLHSAEVRPKDRRPLLG, encoded by the exons ATGGCGCTGCCCTGGCTGCAGCGCGTCGAGCTTGCGCTGTTTGCTGCCACCTTCCTGTGCGGGGCCGTGGCGGCCGCGGCGCTGACTCGGACCCAG GGCTCCTTCAGTGGTAGATGTCCCCTGTATGGTGTCGCCACCCTGAATGGCTCCTCCCTGGCCTTATCCCATCCCTCGGCACCATCCCTCTGCTACTTTGTAGCTGGGGCCTCTGGCCTCTTGGCCCTCTACTGCCTCCTGCTTCTGCTCTTCTGGATCTACAGCAGCTGCATTGAGGACTCCCACAG AGGTTCTATAGGGCTGCGCATTGCACTGGCCATCTCAGCTATAGCCATCTTCCTGGTCTTGGTGTCTGCCTGTATCCTTCGATTTGGCACCAGATCTCTCTGCAACTCCATCATCTCCCTGAACAGTACAATTAG CTGTTCTGAAGCCCAGAAAATTCCATGGAGACCCCCCGGAACTGCTCTGCAGTTTTACTCCAACCTACACAGTGCTGAAGTGAGACCCAAGGATAGAAG ACCTCTTCTTGGGTGA
- the TMEM223 gene encoding transmembrane protein 223: MAVPWRRWPTGLLTVLRPLPTPRPLQGATLQRDVLLFEHDRGRFFTILGLFCAGQGVFWASLAVVAVSRPPVPVKPLDAEVPNRGPFDLRSALWRYGLAVGCGAIGALILGAGLLFSLRSVRSVVLRAGGQQVTLTTHAPFGLWAHFTVPLKQVSCMAHRDEVPAMLPLKVKGRRFYFLLDKAGHFPNTKLFDNTVGAYRSL; this comes from the exons ATGGCGGTGCCTTGGAGGCGGTGGCCCACTGGGCTGCTTACTGTGCTGCGACCCCTGCCCACGCCCCGGCCCCTGCAAGGCGCGACGCTGCAACGGGATGTGTTGCTCTTTGAGCATGATCGGGGCCGCTTCTTCACCATCCTCGGGCTGTTCTGCGCGGGCCAGGGCGTCTTCTGGGCCTCCCTGGCTGTGGTAGCCGTGTCCCGGCCCCCGGTCCCGGTGAAGCCTCTGGATGCGGAGGTCCCAAACCGCGGCCCCTTCGACCTGCGCTCCGCTCTCTGGCGCTATGGTCTGGCCGTCGGCTGCGGCGCCATTG GAGCCCTCATACTCGGTGCTggtcttctcttctctctccggTCCGTGCGCTCAGTGGTGCTTCGAGCTGGAGGGCAGCAGGTGACCCTCACCACTCATGCCCCTTTTGGCTTGTGGGCCCATTTCACAGTTCCTTTGAAGCAGGTATCTTGCATGGCCCACCGGGATGAAGTCCCTGCCATGCTACCTCTGAAAGTCAAAGGCCGACGCTTCTACTTCCTCTTGGACAAAGCTGGACACTTCCCTAACACAAAACTCTTTGACAATACTGTGGGTGCCTACCGGAGCTTGTGA